The sequence ACGCCTTCACCGACCTGCCCGGCTACCGATTACCCCTGGCGGGCCTGGTGTCCATCCTTCACCGCATCAGCGGGTTCATCATGTTCCTCCTGATGCCGTTCATCATCTGGATGTTCGACACCTCGATTTCCTCCGAAATTTCCTTTGACCGATTCAAGGCTGCCTTCAACGTGGGCATGCTGGGTGTGCCAGGCATCCTCTGGAAACTGGTCGCGCTGGCCCTGATCTGGGCTTACCTGCACCATTTCCTGGCAGGCCTTCGCCACCTGTGGATGGATGCCAGCCATGAAGCCGTCAGCAAGGATTTCGGCCGGCAGTCAGCCGCCTTCACGCTGGCCGTGAGCATTGGCCTCACGATTGCGCTGGGTGCCAAGCTGTTTGGCCTTTATTAAACATTGAAAGCTTGCGGGACAGCCTTCGGCCTCAAGGCGGCGAGCGTTGCCCTCAACTGATTAAAGAAAGAAAACCATGTCTGTCAATTACGGCTCAAAGCGCATCGTTGTCGGCGCTCACTATGGCACTCGTGACTGGCTGAGCCAGCGCATTACTGCGGCCCTGATGGCCATTTTCACCCTGCTGCTTCTCGGCCAGGTGCTCCTCAGCAAAGGCCCCATCGGCTATGACCAGTGGGCCGGCATTTTCTCTGCCCAATGGATGAAGATACTGACCTTTGCAGTGATTGTTGCCCTGCTGTGGCATGTATGGGTCGGCATGCGCGACATCTGGATGGACTACATCAAACCTGTCGGCCTGCGTCTGTTGCTGCAGGTATTCACCATTGTCTGGCTGGTGGCTTGTGCAGGCTGGGGCATTCAGGTGCTGTGGCGCCTGTAACCATTCAAGTCTCCTTTCAAGTCAAACCTGGTTCCCTTCCAGCTTCCACGATTAAAAAAACATGACCGCTACCTCCAAACTTCCCAAGCGCAAATTTGATGTCGTCATCGTCGGTGCAGGCGGCTCCGGCATGCGCGCCTCGCTGCAGCTGGCCCGTGCCGGCCTGAACGTCGCAGTCCTCTCCAAGGTGTTCCCGACCCGCTCCCACACCGTGGCAGCGCAAGGCGGCATTGGCGCTTCGCTGGGCAACATGTCCGAAGACAACTGGCACTACCACTTCTATGACACCGTCAAGGGTTCCGACTGGCTCGGCGACCAGGACGCAATCGAATACATGTGCCGCGAAGCGCCCAAGGTCGTGTATGACCTGGAACACATGGGCATGCCGTTTGACCGCAATCCCGACGGCACGATTTACCAGCGCCCCTTCGGTGGCCACACCGCCAACTACGGCGAAAAACCGGTCCAGCGCGCCTGCGCCGCAGCCGACCGCACCGGCCACGCCATGCTGCACACGCTGTACCAGCAAAACGTCAAGGAAAAAACCAGCTTCTTCGTGGAATGGATGGCGCTTGACCTGATTCGCGATGCCGCTGGCGACGTGGTCGGCGTGACCGCCTTGGAAATGGAAACCGGCGACGTTCACATCTTCGAAGCCAAGACCACCTTGCTGGCCACTGGCGGCGCAGGCCGCATCTTTGCAGCCTCGACCAATGCCTTCATCAACACCGGCGACGGTCTGGGCATGGCGGCGCGCGCCGGCATTCCGCTGGAAGACATGGAATTCTGGCAATTCCACCCTACCGGCGTGGCCGGCGCAGGCGTGCTGCTGACCGAAGGCTGCCGTGGCGAAGGCGCGATTTTGCGCAACTGCAACGGCGAGCGTTTCATGGAACGCTATGCCCCGACGCTCAAGGATCTGGCGCCGCGTGACTTTGTCTCCCGCTCGATGGACCAGGAAATCAAGGAAGGTCGCGGCTGCGGCCCCAACAAGGACTACATCCTGCTGGACATGACCCACCTGGGCGTGGACGCCATCATGAAGCGCCTGCCTTCGGTGTTTGAAATTGGCCACAACTTTGCCAACGTCGATATCACCAAGGAAGCGATTCCCGTGGTGCCGACCATTCACTACCAGATGGGCGGCATCCCGACCAACATCCATGGCCAGGTGGTCACCCAGGACGCCGAAAACAAGAGCGTCGTCGTCAATGGCCTCTACGCCGTGGGCGAATGCTCCTGCGTGAGCGTGCACGGCGCCAACCGCCTGGGCACCAACTCGCTGCTTGACCTG comes from Polaromonas naphthalenivorans CJ2 and encodes:
- the sdhC gene encoding succinate dehydrogenase, cytochrome b556 subunit, translated to MTELASTQRAKRPEFRNINAFTDLPGYRLPLAGLVSILHRISGFIMFLLMPFIIWMFDTSISSEISFDRFKAAFNVGMLGVPGILWKLVALALIWAYLHHFLAGLRHLWMDASHEAVSKDFGRQSAAFTLAVSIGLTIALGAKLFGLY
- the sdhD gene encoding succinate dehydrogenase, hydrophobic membrane anchor protein, with product MSVNYGSKRIVVGAHYGTRDWLSQRITAALMAIFTLLLLGQVLLSKGPIGYDQWAGIFSAQWMKILTFAVIVALLWHVWVGMRDIWMDYIKPVGLRLLLQVFTIVWLVACAGWGIQVLWRL
- the sdhA gene encoding succinate dehydrogenase flavoprotein subunit, encoding MTATSKLPKRKFDVVIVGAGGSGMRASLQLARAGLNVAVLSKVFPTRSHTVAAQGGIGASLGNMSEDNWHYHFYDTVKGSDWLGDQDAIEYMCREAPKVVYDLEHMGMPFDRNPDGTIYQRPFGGHTANYGEKPVQRACAAADRTGHAMLHTLYQQNVKEKTSFFVEWMALDLIRDAAGDVVGVTALEMETGDVHIFEAKTTLLATGGAGRIFAASTNAFINTGDGLGMAARAGIPLEDMEFWQFHPTGVAGAGVLLTEGCRGEGAILRNCNGERFMERYAPTLKDLAPRDFVSRSMDQEIKEGRGCGPNKDYILLDMTHLGVDAIMKRLPSVFEIGHNFANVDITKEAIPVVPTIHYQMGGIPTNIHGQVVTQDAENKSVVVNGLYAVGECSCVSVHGANRLGTNSLLDLLVFGRAAGNHIVEFNNSTTHKELPLDAADKTLARIARLDNATDGEYAQDVANDLRAAMQQHAGVFRTQAIMNEGVTKIAALRERVNKIGLKDKSKIFNTARIEALEVENLMEAAQATIVSAAARKESRGAHSVDDFGDTPEHPNGRNDTDWHKHTLWYSATNSLAYKPVQMKPLTVASVELKTRTF